A region from the Sulfurimonas sp. genome encodes:
- a CDS encoding ribonucleoside-diphosphate reductase subunit alpha: protein MITVIKRNGRTEPLDITKIQKYTSAAVKGLSNVSQSELEVDAQIHFRDGITSKEIQQTLIKTAVDKIDIDAPNWTFVASRLFMFNLYHQVNGFSGYSTLKEYFEKGEKEGRLLLGLKDMYDLEELDKHIKPERDMLFNYLGVKTLYDRYLIKDRNSDPIELPQHMFMAIAMFLAQREENRQEWAIKFYNMVSQFEVMLATPTLSNARTTRHQLSSCYIGSTPDNIEGIFDAYQEMAMLSKFGGGIGWDWTQVRSMGSYIDGHKNAAGGTVPFLKITNDIAIAVDQLGTRKGAIAVYLEPWHIDINDFLDLKKNSGEERRRAHDLFPSLWLNDLFMQRVQEDGIWTLFDPYDVRELSTMYGEEFSKRYQELENDESLIKEKIKAKNLWKKILTSYFETGSPFLCFKDNANRANPNSHAGIIRSSNLCTEIFQNTNPNKYLIKFVFENGDSVSYEEDEIVKVDSGIEKPAKKVTALDSLGGLPIYVVEKEKINGDTAVCNLASVNLSRIHTKEDIDRIVPTAIRCLDNVIDLNFYPVEKVKRTNMKTRSIGLGVMGEAQMLAEAGIEWGSQAHFDKIDEIMESVSYNAISASSDLAVEKGIYPQYEGSKWSQGIMPHDHANAEVINLVDRGGLFASKYEWDDLRDKVKKQGMRNGYLMAVAPTSSISILTGTTQAIEPVFKRKWFEENLSGLIPVVVPNLSPETWAYYTPAYDLNQTILIKAAAIRQKWIDQGQSLNIFITLDKASGKYLNEIYMLAWKLGLKSTYYLRSQSPEVANDVEDRSMECVGCQ, encoded by the coding sequence ATGATTACAGTTATAAAAAGAAATGGTAGAACTGAACCATTAGACATCACCAAAATTCAAAAATATACATCTGCAGCCGTAAAGGGTTTAAGTAATGTAAGCCAAAGTGAATTAGAAGTTGATGCCCAAATACATTTTAGAGATGGAATTACATCTAAAGAGATACAACAAACACTTATTAAAACTGCAGTAGATAAAATAGATATAGATGCACCAAACTGGACTTTTGTAGCATCACGTCTATTTATGTTTAACCTATATCATCAAGTAAACGGTTTTTCAGGTTACTCTACACTTAAAGAGTATTTTGAAAAAGGTGAAAAAGAGGGTAGATTACTTCTTGGTCTTAAAGACATGTATGATTTAGAAGAGTTAGACAAACATATAAAACCTGAGCGAGATATGTTGTTTAACTATTTAGGAGTAAAAACTTTATATGACAGATACCTAATCAAAGACAGAAACTCTGACCCAATAGAACTTCCTCAACATATGTTCATGGCTATTGCGATGTTCCTTGCTCAAAGAGAAGAAAATAGACAAGAATGGGCTATAAAGTTTTATAACATGGTCTCTCAGTTTGAGGTAATGTTAGCTACACCTACACTAAGTAATGCAAGAACAACTAGACACCAGCTTAGTTCATGTTATATTGGTTCAACTCCTGATAATATTGAAGGTATATTTGACGCTTACCAAGAGATGGCAATGCTATCTAAATTCGGTGGTGGAATCGGATGGGATTGGACACAAGTTCGTTCAATGGGTTCATACATAGATGGCCATAAAAATGCAGCTGGTGGAACTGTACCATTTTTAAAGATAACAAACGACATCGCTATTGCTGTTGATCAGCTTGGAACTCGTAAAGGTGCAATAGCTGTATATCTTGAGCCTTGGCATATTGATATCAATGACTTCTTAGATCTTAAAAAGAACTCTGGTGAAGAGCGTCGTCGTGCACACGATCTATTCCCGTCACTTTGGTTAAACGATCTATTTATGCAAAGGGTTCAAGAAGATGGTATATGGACTCTATTTGATCCATATGATGTTAGAGAATTATCTACTATGTACGGCGAAGAATTTTCTAAACGTTACCAAGAACTTGAAAATGATGAGAGTCTTATAAAAGAGAAGATCAAAGCTAAAAACCTTTGGAAGAAAATATTAACATCATACTTTGAGACTGGTTCACCTTTTTTATGTTTTAAAGACAATGCTAACCGTGCTAACCCTAACTCACATGCAGGTATTATTAGAAGTTCAAACCTTTGTACTGAGATCTTCCAAAACACTAACCCTAACAAGTATCTGATTAAGTTTGTATTTGAAAATGGTGACAGTGTTAGTTATGAAGAGGATGAGATCGTTAAAGTAGATAGCGGAATTGAAAAACCGGCTAAAAAAGTAACTGCTCTTGATTCACTTGGCGGTTTACCTATATATGTAGTTGAGAAAGAAAAAATTAACGGTGATACTGCAGTATGTAACCTTGCATCTGTGAACCTGTCTCGTATACATACAAAAGAGGATATTGATCGTATAGTACCAACAGCTATTAGATGTTTAGATAATGTAATAGATCTTAACTTCTATCCAGTTGAAAAAGTAAAACGTACTAATATGAAAACTCGCTCAATAGGTCTAGGTGTTATGGGTGAAGCTCAGATGTTAGCTGAAGCTGGAATAGAGTGGGGAAGCCAAGCTCACTTTGACAAAATAGATGAGATTATGGAATCAGTTAGTTATAACGCTATATCTGCATCATCTGATCTAGCAGTTGAAAAAGGTATATATCCTCAGTATGAAGGTTCAAAATGGTCTCAAGGTATTATGCCTCATGATCATGCAAATGCAGAGGTAATAAACTTAGTTGATCGCGGTGGATTATTCGCATCTAAATACGAATGGGATGACCTACGTGATAAAGTTAAAAAACAAGGTATGAGAAACGGTTATTTAATGGCTGTAGCACCGACAAGTTCTATCTCTATACTTACAGGTACGACTCAAGCTATTGAGCCTGTATTTAAACGTAAGTGGTTTGAAGAAAACCTAAGCGGACTTATCCCTGTAGTTGTTCCAAATCTTTCACCTGAGACTTGGGCATACTATACACCTGCTTATGATCTAAACCAGACTATACTAATTAAAGCTGCTGCAATTCGTCAAAAATGGATAGATCAGGGTCAAAGTTTAAATATATTTATAACACTTGATAAAGCAAGCGGAAAATATCTAAATGAGATCTATATGTTAGCATGGAAGTTAGGACTTAAGTCTACTTACTATCTAAGAAGCCAATCACCTGAAGTTGCTAACGATGTTGAAGATAGAAGTATGGAATGTGTAGGTTGTCAATAA
- the purB gene encoding adenylosuccinate lyase codes for MVERYAREEMSKHWTQHARYAAWLEVEKAAVKAWAKLGKIPQDDADKIVKNATFSVERIEEIEAITKHDLIAFNTSVAESLGDESRWFHYGMTSSDAVDTGVALQMRDSLTIIIEDVKMLMESIKKRAEEHKLTLMVGRSHGIHGEPITFGLTLAVWYDEVARHLKNLEETMEVISVGQISGAMGNFAHAPLELEELAMAELGLKPEPCSNQVVHRDRYARLATALALLASSVEKFAVQVRHLQRTEVYEAEEYFAKGQKGSSAMPHKRNPILTENITGLARMIRAYANPAMENVALWHERDISHSSTERFWLPDAFITCDFMLHRMNNVIANLTVMPENMMKNLNLTGGLVFSQRVLLELPLQGVSREDAYRIVQRNAMKVWDEIKQGKPTLNEKGESLYLNHLLADEELRSKLSEEQIRECFNYEYYTKNVDAIFKRVFGKN; via the coding sequence ATGGTAGAAAGATATGCTCGTGAAGAGATGAGTAAACATTGGACACAACATGCTAGATATGCTGCATGGCTTGAAGTTGAAAAAGCTGCTGTAAAAGCTTGGGCAAAACTTGGTAAGATTCCTCAAGATGATGCTGATAAAATTGTAAAAAATGCAACATTCTCAGTAGAGAGAATTGAAGAGATCGAAGCAATTACAAAACACGACCTTATTGCATTTAATACTAGTGTTGCAGAATCACTTGGTGATGAATCACGTTGGTTCCACTACGGTATGACATCTTCAGATGCAGTTGATACTGGCGTAGCACTTCAAATGAGAGACTCTTTAACTATTATTATTGAAGACGTAAAGATGTTAATGGAATCGATCAAAAAAAGAGCAGAAGAGCATAAATTAACTTTAATGGTTGGACGTTCTCACGGTATTCACGGTGAGCCTATTACATTTGGTCTAACTTTAGCAGTTTGGTATGACGAAGTAGCACGTCATCTTAAAAACCTAGAAGAGACTATGGAAGTAATCTCTGTAGGACAAATCTCTGGAGCTATGGGTAACTTTGCTCACGCACCACTAGAGTTAGAAGAATTAGCAATGGCTGAACTTGGTTTAAAACCTGAACCATGTTCAAACCAAGTAGTTCACCGTGACAGATATGCAAGACTTGCAACTGCTTTAGCATTACTTGCATCTTCAGTTGAAAAGTTTGCAGTTCAAGTACGTCACTTACAAAGAACAGAAGTATATGAAGCTGAGGAGTATTTTGCAAAAGGGCAAAAAGGTTCATCTGCAATGCCTCATAAACGTAATCCAATACTTACAGAAAATATTACAGGTCTTGCGCGTATGATCAGAGCGTATGCAAACCCTGCAATGGAAAATGTAGCACTATGGCATGAAAGAGATATTAGCCATTCTTCTACTGAGCGTTTCTGGCTACCGGATGCATTTATTACATGTGATTTTATGCTTCATAGAATGAATAACGTTATAGCTAACCTAACTGTTATGCCAGAAAATATGATGAAAAACCTAAACCTAACTGGTGGTCTTGTTTTCTCTCAACGTGTATTACTTGAACTTCCACTTCAAGGTGTAAGTCGTGAAGACGCATACAGAATCGTTCAAAGAAACGCGATGAAAGTTTGGGATGAGATCAAGCAAGGCAAACCTACTTTAAATGAAAAAGGTGAATCACTATACCTTAACCACTTATTAGCAGATGAAGAGTTGAGAAGCAAACTAAGTGAAGAGCAAATTCGTGAATGTTTCAACTACGAATACTACACTAAAAATGTGGATGCAATCTTCAAAAGAGTTTTTGGCAAAAACTAG
- a CDS encoding RluA family pseudouridine synthase, which produces MPFKLKRFYSPTKQRAFKFLIDELGISQRDSQRHIANGRLFIDGKPMTIPTAEVEGEFEFVVYEPSTRGLKPVTVEDKFVVFDKPSGVLIHPQNRNTEYSLVDELKYQFGLEANIAHRIDQETSGLVLCARDKQSEKDIKAMFEFRDMQKTYLALVHGEFKEEITVEEPLLRREDHSAIVRMVVKVHEEGKASKTHFKPLKYFAEKDMTLVECKPYTGRQHQIRVHLFHVKHPIVGDPIYGQEETNVLRFLDKEISEDERIELSGSSRLMLHACELEFELYGNTYNIKSSDIFLDEVNKVISSNKK; this is translated from the coding sequence TTGCCATTTAAACTAAAGCGTTTTTACTCTCCTACAAAACAAAGAGCTTTTAAATTTTTAATAGATGAACTTGGTATATCTCAAAGAGACTCACAGCGACATATTGCTAATGGAAGATTATTTATAGATGGCAAGCCTATGACAATTCCAACAGCTGAAGTTGAAGGTGAATTTGAGTTTGTAGTATACGAACCAAGTACTAGAGGTTTAAAACCTGTAACAGTTGAAGATAAGTTTGTTGTATTTGATAAACCAAGTGGAGTTTTAATTCATCCTCAAAATAGAAATACAGAATACTCTTTAGTAGATGAATTAAAATATCAGTTTGGACTCGAAGCAAATATAGCTCATAGAATTGATCAAGAGACAAGCGGACTTGTACTTTGTGCTAGAGATAAACAAAGTGAAAAAGATATCAAAGCAATGTTTGAATTTCGCGATATGCAAAAAACATATTTAGCTTTAGTTCATGGAGAGTTTAAAGAAGAGATCACAGTAGAAGAACCATTGTTAAGACGTGAAGATCATAGCGCTATAGTTAGAATGGTTGTTAAAGTCCACGAAGAAGGTAAGGCTTCTAAAACACATTTCAAACCTTTAAAGTATTTTGCTGAAAAAGATATGACTTTAGTTGAGTGTAAACCGTATACTGGTAGGCAACATCAAATTCGTGTACATTTGTTCCACGTGAAACATCCAATAGTTGGAGATCCAATTTATGGACAGGAAGAAACTAATGTTCTTAGGTTTTTAGATAAAGAGATATCAGAAGATGAAAGAATAGAACTGAGTGGTTCATCAAGACTTATGCTTCATGCCTGCGAATTAGAATTTGAACTGTACGGTAATACATATAATATAAAGAGTTCAGATATTTTTTTAGATGAAGTGAATAAAGTTATAAGTAGTAACAAAAAATAA
- the rlmN gene encoding 23S rRNA (adenine(2503)-C(2))-methyltransferase RlmN, protein MTELKPTLLDFTKEELLGIIKPSFRVKQILGWLYHNYASTYDDMKNIPKSLKEELAQKYIVSPLKIVKKEESSDGTIKYLFELQDGKTVEAVWLKMKDDIYDDSGKLIHEAKYTICVSTQVGCKVGCSFCLTAKGGFTRDLSAGEIVGQVVALKRDNDHKHNRKINIVYMGMGEPLDNLTNLAKAIEIFKEEDGLAISGKRQTVSTSGLSNKIDQLGAMDLGVHIAISLHAVDDELRTELIPMNKAHNINSIIEAVKRFPIDTRKRVMFEYLVIKDKNDDIASAKKLVKLLSGIKAKVNLIYFNPYPGTTYDRPELKDMINFQEYLVKHGLLCTIRDSKGIDISAACGQLKEKEKEEI, encoded by the coding sequence ATAACAGAATTAAAACCAACGCTTCTTGATTTTACAAAAGAGGAATTGCTTGGAATTATAAAACCATCGTTTCGTGTAAAACAGATTCTAGGTTGGTTATATCATAACTATGCATCTACATATGATGACATGAAAAATATTCCCAAGTCTTTAAAAGAGGAATTAGCACAAAAATATATAGTTAGTCCTCTAAAAATAGTTAAAAAAGAAGAATCATCAGATGGAACTATAAAGTATCTATTTGAACTACAAGACGGAAAAACTGTAGAAGCAGTTTGGCTAAAGATGAAAGATGATATTTATGATGATTCTGGAAAACTAATACATGAAGCTAAGTATACTATATGTGTATCTACGCAAGTTGGATGCAAAGTAGGGTGCTCATTTTGTTTAACGGCAAAAGGTGGCTTCACAAGAGACTTGTCTGCAGGTGAAATAGTAGGGCAGGTCGTAGCTCTAAAACGTGATAATGATCATAAACATAACCGTAAAATCAATATAGTATATATGGGTATGGGTGAACCGCTTGATAATTTAACTAATCTTGCAAAAGCGATAGAGATCTTTAAAGAGGAAGATGGTCTTGCAATTAGCGGTAAACGCCAAACTGTCTCAACTAGTGGCTTAAGTAATAAAATAGATCAGCTAGGAGCTATGGATCTAGGTGTACATATAGCAATATCACTTCATGCGGTAGACGATGAACTTAGAACTGAGCTTATACCTATGAATAAAGCTCATAACATTAATTCTATCATTGAGGCTGTTAAACGCTTTCCAATAGATACACGTAAACGTGTTATGTTTGAATACCTTGTTATAAAAGATAAAAATGACGATATAGCATCTGCTAAAAAGCTTGTAAAACTTTTATCAGGGATAAAAGCAAAAGTAAATCTAATATACTTTAATCCTTATCCAGGTACTACATATGACAGACCTGAATTAAAAGATATGATTAACTTCCAAGAGTATCTGGTTAAACATGGGTTATTGTGTACAATACGTGATTCAAAAGGTATAGATATTTCAGCTGCATGTGGACAGTTAAAAGAAAAAGAAAAGGAAGAAATATAA
- a CDS encoding purine-nucleoside phosphorylase, with the protein MLKLNYKGFIIIICAGNNETFDFATPMGVGLIESAMNITRLCLFDKPEFLLFVGTAGSYGNHNILDIVESKTAANIELSFLDSCAYTPLDNVVSTNTTNIKDVIVNSSNYISTCEEKTKKFLKLGLEIENMEFYSVLKIAEEFNIPAGGVFCITNYTNKDAHKDFIKNHNEAKKLLEIHVKNRIKELTSV; encoded by the coding sequence TTGCTAAAGTTAAACTACAAAGGATTTATCATTATTATCTGCGCCGGAAATAACGAAACTTTTGATTTTGCAACTCCAATGGGAGTAGGGCTTATAGAGTCAGCTATGAATATAACTAGGCTTTGTTTATTTGACAAACCTGAATTCTTGTTATTTGTAGGTACTGCAGGTAGTTATGGAAATCATAATATTTTAGATATTGTTGAATCTAAAACAGCTGCCAATATTGAACTTTCTTTTTTAGACTCTTGTGCTTATACACCACTTGACAATGTAGTATCAACTAACACAACTAACATAAAAGATGTTATTGTAAATTCATCTAACTACATATCAACTTGTGAAGAAAAAACAAAAAAGTTTTTAAAGTTAGGACTTGAAATTGAGAATATGGAATTTTATTCAGTTTTAAAAATAGCAGAGGAGTTTAATATACCTGCAGGTGGAGTTTTTTGTATAACAAACTATACAAATAAAGATGCCCATAAAGATTTTATAAAAAATCATAATGAAGCAAAAAAGCTTTTAGAAATACATGTAAAAAATAGGATTAAGGAGCTAACATCAGTATAA
- the hisF gene encoding imidazole glycerol phosphate synthase subunit HisF: MNYFAKRIIPCLDVKDGRVVKGVNFVGLKDAGDPVEVAKRYNEEGADEITFLDITASSDNRETIVDIVAEVAREIFIPLTVGGGIRKLNDIYKLLNVGCDKVSVNSAAIKRPELIDEGAKRFGSQCIVTAIDVKKTGDKYNVYLNGGRVDTGIDAVEWAKEVVERGSGEILLTSMDADGTKAGFELNITEQISKAVNVPVIASGGAGTMEHIKDAFEHGADAALAASIFHYKEIDIMDLKHYLHNEGIPVRL, encoded by the coding sequence TTGAACTATTTTGCAAAAAGAATTATCCCATGTCTAGATGTTAAAGACGGTAGAGTTGTAAAGGGTGTTAATTTTGTTGGTTTAAAAGATGCAGGCGATCCTGTTGAAGTTGCAAAACGTTATAATGAAGAGGGTGCAGATGAGATCACTTTTTTAGACATTACTGCATCTAGTGACAATCGCGAAACTATAGTAGATATAGTAGCAGAAGTTGCACGTGAAATATTTATACCTTTAACTGTCGGCGGTGGTATACGTAAACTTAATGATATTTACAAACTTTTAAATGTAGGATGCGACAAAGTAAGTGTAAACTCAGCAGCTATAAAACGTCCGGAGTTAATAGACGAAGGTGCTAAGCGTTTTGGTTCTCAGTGTATAGTAACTGCTATAGATGTTAAAAAAACCGGTGACAAATACAATGTTTATCTAAACGGTGGTCGTGTTGATACAGGTATTGATGCTGTAGAATGGGCTAAGGAAGTTGTAGAGCGTGGAAGTGGTGAAATACTTTTAACATCTATGGATGCTGATGGTACAAAAGCGGGCTTTGAGCTTAACATTACAGAACAGATCTCAAAGGCTGTAAACGTTCCTGTAATTGCAAGTGGTGGAGCAGGTACTATGGAGCACATAAAAGATGCATTTGAACACGGTGCCGATGCAGCACTAGCAGCAAGTATATTTCACTACAAAGAGATCGATATAATGGATCTAAAACATTATCTACATAATGAAGGGATACCTGTAAGACTTTAA
- a CDS encoding CZB domain-containing protein, whose translation MEKDQIIEHLRAAKSAHIKWVQKAKLLINGIEVEKDAIPVDSTECKFGKWFYGDGQVLNALSNNPVECMVAIEELHSELHDIYMNIFHIYFSKQSGGLLSKIFGTKKKITQEESIRALDYYDKLETVSKKLLDEINRLERRLLAVPDEKIRELV comes from the coding sequence ATGGAAAAAGATCAGATAATCGAGCATCTAAGAGCTGCAAAAAGCGCTCATATAAAATGGGTACAAAAAGCCAAACTTTTAATTAATGGTATAGAGGTTGAAAAAGATGCAATTCCGGTTGATTCAACTGAGTGTAAATTTGGAAAATGGTTCTATGGAGATGGGCAGGTTTTAAATGCTTTATCGAATAATCCTGTTGAGTGCATGGTTGCTATAGAAGAGTTACACTCTGAACTTCATGACATATATATGAATATATTCCATATATATTTTTCTAAACAAAGTGGTGGCTTATTATCAAAGATTTTCGGTACTAAGAAAAAAATAACTCAAGAGGAATCGATAAGAGCCTTAGATTATTATGACAAGCTCGAAACAGTATCTAAAAAACTTTTAGATGAGATTAATAGGTTAGAGAGAAGGCTACTAGCTGTTCCTGATGAAAAGATAAGGGAACTTGTTTAG
- the rsmA gene encoding 16S rRNA (adenine(1518)-N(6)/adenine(1519)-N(6))-dimethyltransferase RsmA has translation MNENSVVAKKKFGQNFLKDESVLHKIIQSKPKNKNKIVEIGPGLGDLTKYLVDVESVEAFEVDTDLCKILQEKFKEEINTKQLHLNCGDVLTAWQSSSNGNLIDEPYDLVANLPYYIATNIILKALADTMCKNILVMTQLEVAEKFCAEAGEKVFGSLGIITQSVGMAKIVVKVPPTAFEPPPKIDSAVFLIEKDKDRSDKDFEDLLRVAFTQPRKTLMKNLSSKYEKVKLQEAFESLNLTLTIRPHQVSTQDYHQLYKKIK, from the coding sequence ATGAATGAGAATAGCGTAGTAGCTAAGAAGAAATTTGGACAAAATTTCTTAAAAGATGAGAGTGTATTACACAAAATCATCCAATCGAAGCCCAAAAATAAAAATAAAATTGTTGAAATTGGGCCTGGCTTAGGTGATTTAACTAAATATTTAGTAGATGTCGAAAGTGTAGAAGCTTTTGAGGTCGATACCGATTTATGTAAGATTTTACAAGAAAAGTTTAAAGAAGAGATCAATACCAAGCAACTCCACCTAAATTGTGGGGACGTGCTCACTGCTTGGCAGAGTAGCTCAAATGGAAATTTAATAGATGAGCCGTATGATCTGGTAGCAAACCTGCCATATTATATAGCCACTAATATTATCCTAAAAGCACTCGCTGATACAATGTGTAAAAATATTCTTGTAATGACTCAGCTTGAAGTAGCAGAAAAATTTTGTGCTGAGGCTGGAGAAAAGGTATTTGGTTCTTTGGGTATAATAACTCAAAGTGTAGGGATGGCAAAAATAGTTGTAAAAGTCCCACCGACTGCTTTTGAACCACCTCCAAAAATTGATTCTGCAGTTTTTTTAATTGAAAAAGATAAAGATAGATCTGACAAGGATTTCGAGGATTTGCTAAGAGTTGCATTTACGCAGCCTAGAAAGACTTTGATGAAAAACTTATCTTCAAAATATGAAAAAGTGAAACTTCAAGAGGCCTTTGAAAGCCTAAATCTTACATTAACGATTCGTCCTCATCAGGTTAGCACTCAGGACTATCACCAACTCTATAAAAAAATAAAATAA
- a CDS encoding ribonuclease J, with the protein MENNGNVIEPEVNGNVKEAKKPNQNRRPNNRNNRNNNNSNNNQSKDSKPNSKNNQNRSKNSGGNRGGRRRQSTPVDENLKKFVTLNQEGHKQRLNPHFKLDLNSKDKIRITPLGGLGEIGGNITVFETQKEAILVDVGMSFPDEDMHGVDILVPDFSYIREIKDKIKAVIITHAHEDHIGAMPYLYKEMQFPIYGTPLPLAMIGNKFDEHHIKEHRRFFNPIEKRKVYDIGEDFKIEWMHMTHSIIDSSSLAITTDAGTVIHTGDFKIDHTPVDGYPADLHRLAYYGDKGVLCLLSDSTNSYNPLPTPSELSVAPALDRVFSKAEGRVILSTFSSNIHRVQQAIQYGIKYGRKICVIGRSMERNIEIAMQYDYVKLPKNAFVEPEQVAHMNDKDVLIVTTGSQGEPSSALFRMSIGEHRHIKIKPTDLIVLSSRAIPGNEGSISGMLNHLQRAGAKISNDKDIHVSGHASIEEQKLMLRLTNPKFFLPVHGEYNHVMRHKETAVMCGIPERNIYIMNDGDSIEVAPKYMRKVKTVKSGKTYIDNQNNHKIEDDIVLDRQKLASDGIVMLIAEVDGQHAKMLSKPKVTSFGLVADKHDKAFAKEMEEVLEHFLLHIKDGLLENGRALENDLRQVVRKHIYRKMKKYPLIVPHVFVQ; encoded by the coding sequence ATGGAAAATAATGGTAACGTAATAGAGCCAGAAGTAAATGGCAACGTAAAAGAGGCTAAAAAGCCAAATCAAAACCGTAGACCAAATAATAGAAATAATAGAAACAACAATAATAGTAATAATAATCAAAGTAAAGATTCAAAACCTAATTCTAAAAATAATCAAAACCGTAGTAAAAATAGTGGTGGTAATCGCGGTGGACGTCGTCGCCAGTCTACACCTGTAGATGAAAATCTTAAAAAGTTTGTTACTCTTAATCAGGAAGGTCACAAACAAAGATTAAATCCACACTTCAAACTTGACTTAAACTCAAAAGACAAAATTCGTATCACTCCACTTGGTGGTTTAGGTGAAATCGGTGGAAATATAACTGTTTTTGAGACTCAAAAAGAAGCAATTCTTGTTGATGTTGGTATGAGTTTCCCAGATGAAGATATGCATGGTGTAGATATATTAGTACCCGATTTTTCATATATTCGTGAAATAAAAGATAAAATTAAAGCTGTAATCATCACTCACGCTCACGAAGATCACATCGGTGCTATGCCTTATCTATATAAAGAGATGCAATTTCCAATTTATGGTACGCCATTGCCGTTAGCAATGATCGGTAATAAGTTTGATGAACATCATATAAAAGAGCATAGAAGATTTTTCAATCCAATTGAGAAAAGAAAAGTTTATGACATTGGTGAAGATTTTAAAATAGAGTGGATGCACATGACTCACTCTATTATAGATAGTTCATCATTAGCTATTACAACAGATGCCGGTACGGTTATTCACACTGGTGACTTTAAAATAGATCACACTCCAGTTGATGGTTATCCTGCAGATTTACATAGACTTGCTTACTATGGAGATAAGGGAGTTTTATGTCTTTTAAGTGATTCTACTAACTCTTATAATCCACTACCGACACCATCAGAGTTAAGTGTAGCTCCGGCATTAGATCGTGTATTTAGCAAAGCTGAGGGTCGTGTAATTCTTTCAACGTTTAGTTCAAACATTCACCGTGTTCAGCAAGCTATACAGTACGGTATTAAATATGGACGTAAGATCTGTGTAATAGGACGCTCAATGGAGAGAAACATAGAAATAGCTATGCAGTATGATTATGTAAAACTTCCTAAAAATGCATTCGTTGAACCTGAACAAGTTGCACACATGAATGATAAAGATGTACTGATCGTTACAACAGGTTCACAGGGTGAACCAAGTTCTGCTCTATTTAGAATGAGTATAGGTGAACACAGACATATTAAGATCAAGCCAACAGACCTAATAGTTCTTTCATCACGTGCTATTCCAGGTAATGAGGGAAGTATCTCAGGTATGTTAAACCATTTACAACGTGCAGGTGCAAAAATTTCTAACGATAAAGATATTCACGTTTCAGGTCACGCATCTATTGAAGAGCAAAAACTTATGTTACGCCTTACTAATCCTAAGTTTTTCCTACCTGTTCATGGTGAGTATAACCACGTTATGCGTCATAAAGAGACAGCTGTAATGTGTGGGATTCCTGAGAGAAATATCTATATTATGAATGATGGTGACTCTATAGAGGTAGCTCCGAAATATATGAGAAAAGTTAAAACGGTTAAATCAGGTAAAACTTATATCGATAACCAAAACAACCATAAAATCGAAGATGATATCGTACTTGATCGTCAAAAACTTGCATCAGATGGTATTGTTATGCTTATTGCAGAGGTTGATGGACAACACGCTAAGATGCTTTCAAAACCAAAAGTTACATCATTTGGTCTAGTAGCTGACAAGCATGATAAAGCTTTTGCTAAAGAGATGGAAGAGGTTCTAGAGCACTTCTTATTACATATTAAAGACGGTTTATTAGAAAATGGCCGTGCGTTAGAGAATGACTTACGTCAAGTCGTTCGTAAACACATCTACAGAAAAATGAAAAAATATCCTCTTATTGTTCCACACGTTTTTGTTCAATAA
- a CDS encoding DUF2892 domain-containing protein: MCFNTGKIDRIIRIVVGVALIAYGLLADMTLLSLIGLIPLITGAVGFCPLYSIFKIDTGCKK, translated from the coding sequence ATGTGTTTTAATACAGGAAAGATAGATAGAATTATTAGAATAGTTGTAGGGGTTGCTTTAATTGCATATGGTTTACTAGCTGATATGACATTATTATCTCTAATTGGTTTAATCCCTTTAATTACTGGTGCAGTAGGTTTTTGTCCATTATATTCAATATTTAAAATAGATACTGGATGTAAAAAATAG